A section of the Verrucomicrobiota bacterium genome encodes:
- a CDS encoding transposase, giving the protein MRSARIKVEDRAAVYHCMSRCVGGMWLLKETEKEVLRKQIYQVAAFCGVEVITYTIMSNHFHVLVRVPLDQLDKKISDSELVCRFALLYPRQPKKAECLESLLKQGGILADQEREKALKRMGDVSFFMKELKQRFTIWYNRSRVAKENGGKRRYGTVWAERFKSLLVENSEAALQAVAAYIDLNSVRAKVVVDPKDYRWCGYGQAVGGCKQAQLGLKAIYNRVRWDATQREYRKLLYLEATDVTKAQVKAKGSEQKAVASYDAKQVRKVIEQGGKLSLQEVLRCRVRYMSDGAVFGSKDFVNEWFIKKKEQVAQLAKDYQLDTSNTSTYEKRTSGARKMSGAHWGELTVFRDLKQEVFG; this is encoded by the coding sequence TGTGGGTGGGATGTGGCTACTTAAAGAAACCGAAAAAGAGGTGCTTAGAAAACAGATTTATCAGGTTGCTGCCTTTTGCGGAGTAGAAGTGATTACTTATACGATTATGAGTAATCATTTTCATGTTTTAGTCAGAGTCCCCTTAGATCAACTAGATAAGAAGATTTCCGATTCTGAATTAGTTTGTCGTTTTGCTCTTTTATATCCCAGGCAGCCCAAGAAAGCAGAGTGCTTAGAATCATTGTTGAAACAAGGAGGAATCCTTGCCGATCAAGAACGAGAGAAAGCCTTAAAACGCATGGGAGATGTTTCTTTCTTTATGAAGGAGTTAAAACAGCGCTTTACCATTTGGTATAACCGTTCTCGTGTAGCCAAAGAGAATGGCGGTAAGAGGCGTTATGGAACAGTATGGGCCGAGAGATTCAAGAGTCTTTTAGTAGAAAATAGTGAAGCAGCACTGCAAGCAGTGGCTGCTTATATTGATCTTAATAGTGTCAGAGCCAAGGTTGTCGTTGATCCCAAGGATTATCGGTGGTGTGGCTATGGACAGGCCGTAGGAGGATGTAAGCAAGCTCAGCTCGGTTTGAAGGCCATTTACAATCGAGTCAGGTGGGATGCCACACAGAGAGAGTATAGGAAGCTACTCTATTTAGAAGCCACTGATGTAACCAAAGCGCAGGTGAAAGCCAAGGGAAGTGAACAAAAGGCAGTAGCTTCTTACGATGCCAAGCAGGTGAGGAAGGTGATAGAACAAGGAGGTAAGTTATCGCTTCAAGAGGTATTACGATGTCGGGTCAGGTATATGAGTGATGGAGCGGTGTTTGGTAGTAAGGACTTTGTCAATGAGTGGTTTATCAAAAAGAAAGAGCAGGTCGCTCAGCTAGCCAAAGACTATCAACTTGATACTTCAAACACCTCTACTTATGAAAAAAGGACTTCTGGTGCTCGCAAGATGTCGGGGGCACATTGGGGAGAGCTCACCGTTTTCCGGGATCTTAAACAAGAGGTCTTTGGGTAA
- a CDS encoding molybdenum cofactor guanylyltransferase yields the protein MTQHLSFSAALLVGGESKRMGKDKALLEFCGETLWQRQLSKLESLSIQTLYLSAKKVPSWATDKYAVVLDKDDGKFDKGPIGGLCTLLETMDTSHLVLLAVDMPFMTADFLSGRMKRVTIGCGWVVQMDGFYQPMGAIYPQETLFYIKESLSSKDYSFQSLMKKMVQVEKMVVEVCRPENRKFFANWNSPEQING from the coding sequence ATGACGCAGCATCTTAGTTTCAGTGCAGCCTTACTAGTTGGTGGTGAATCTAAGCGTATGGGTAAAGATAAAGCTCTTCTGGAGTTTTGCGGGGAGACACTGTGGCAAAGGCAGCTTAGCAAGTTAGAGTCCTTAAGCATTCAGACTTTATATCTTTCAGCTAAGAAGGTTCCATCCTGGGCGACAGATAAGTATGCTGTCGTGCTGGATAAGGATGATGGGAAATTTGATAAGGGGCCTATAGGCGGTCTGTGTACACTTCTCGAAACAATGGATACGTCGCACCTGGTGCTGCTGGCAGTAGACATGCCTTTTATGACGGCAGATTTTTTATCTGGGAGAATGAAGCGGGTCACCATTGGATGCGGTTGGGTAGTGCAAATGGATGGCTTTTACCAGCCTATGGGAGCTATTTATCCACAAGAAACACTATTTTATATAAAGGAATCCTTATCGAGCAAGGATTACTCTTTTCAAAGTCTTATGAAAAAGATGGTTCAAGTTGAAAAGATGGTAGTAGAAGTTTGCCGACCTGAAAACAGGAAGTTCTTTGCTAATTGGAACAGCCCAGAGCAGATTAACGGATAG
- a CDS encoding MOSC domain-containing protein, translating to MKICHIYISPGHNFYGHFGKPPGDNETLEEESIQCVAGKGIEGDRFFDYKENYKGQITFFAYEVYEALREHLQVIDKDPSVFRRNVITQGVDLNEWIGQDFEIQGVRFQGDSECSPCAWMDQAFGPGAETFLKGRGGLRARILSDGILKVDR from the coding sequence ATGAAAATTTGTCATATTTACATTTCACCGGGGCATAATTTTTACGGTCATTTTGGCAAGCCTCCTGGAGATAATGAGACGCTTGAGGAGGAATCGATTCAATGCGTTGCAGGTAAGGGGATTGAGGGAGATCGTTTTTTTGATTACAAAGAAAATTACAAGGGTCAGATTACGTTCTTTGCTTATGAGGTATACGAAGCGCTTCGTGAACATCTACAAGTGATAGATAAAGATCCATCCGTTTTTAGAAGGAATGTGATTACTCAAGGGGTTGATTTGAATGAATGGATTGGTCAGGATTTTGAGATTCAAGGGGTTCGATTTCAAGGTGATAGTGAGTGCTCCCCTTGTGCATGGATGGATCAAGCTTTTGGTCCAGGTGCAGAAACCTTTCTCAAAGGGCGAGGTGGGCTGCGAGCAAGAATTCTTTCGGACGGAATTTTAAAAGTGGACCGATAA